CTGATTCTTCTTCAGATTTGGACACTGAGGTACATTCTATTCCATAACTGTTATATGCCCTTATTCGACGTGGCAATTTGTCGTTCGTCTAAATACTATATACGCTGATAATGTAAAACAATTATTACGTGTTATTAGGTTACCTAAAAGATAATTGTAACTTGTTGTTCATAAAAGTGAGATTAGTAATATGGAAAATAAGAGAGTTTAGTTACCTACTATTAGGTAGTGTTAAATTAATCAGTGTTAGGGTATGTAAGTTAAATTCTCCTTGCCAATTGCACTATAAAAATGTTAATAATTGGTCAAAAGGTTAGAGCATGTGTGTTGCTTTAATTACTTTTGCTAATATTCCTAtaagttttctttcaacttcttgTCTTGCTAAGCTATACAAACATTCTTTATTAAGTCATTGTATTCATGAATAATTTCATACTTAATTTGTGTGCAACATTTGTTTTGTTAATACTGAGATTAGTACAATGAAAGTTAGGTTATGAGTATTATGTGATGTTGTTTATTTAGAAAAATGATGACAGAATAGGTGAAAATGTGAAAAAAGAATGTAATAAATTGAAGTATTTGGAATCCCCGTACTGTAAGTTCCCTCCATGTATGGGGTCGGGTGAAGAACCTGACCACAAGAGTCTATTGTACCTTCTGGTCACATGACAACTACTTTACCAGTTATTCTGAGTCTCCCCTTAAAGTATTTGCAGTTTAAGCTTATTAAAACAAATTAGAATCAAAAGTAGATTGAAcaagatatgaaagaaaaagacACATAGCAACTTGCTATTTATTGTAAGGTAGTACTTGGTTTAGCATCCAAATAATATGATGAACCTGgatattttcaatctttattagTACATAGTTTCATGTATCCTGTGAAGTACTTTTGTGAGTGCTGTCAATGTCACTCTATGTTCAATGTAATTTGGGACCATAACATTATTAAAGCTGTCACTGGTGTCCCTTTAGAACATTGACATTTGAACCACAATTATCAGAACTGTGTAGCATGtttcaactttaaaatcatcTTCTTGTCCTAGGTTCTTCAATAGCCTTTCTTAAATTATTGTTCTGCTTTTATTTGTTTGAATCCAAATAAACCTTAGTGTACCAGCATTGCTAAATGATATTTAAGAACTTCCATTATGTCATAATACTCATTAGACCAAGTTTTTATCTCTAGATTAATTACTTGAAGAAACATAAACCAATCCTTTGATTTTATTCAGAACAGTGGCGTACCCAAGATGATTGGCAAGCAATGTCAGCTTATAAGAGAGGTTGAGTGTGAGACTGTGGTGGTTATAAGGCGTTACTTTTCTGTACCAAATTGGTTATTTCCTCtgtactacaacaacaacatatccagtgtaaATCTCACAAGTGATGTTtagggagggtagaatgtacgcaaaccttacccgCACTTTTGGTAGGCAAAGAGACTATTTTCAAAAGACCCTAGGCTCAAATGGGTAGTATCAGACGCAAGATTGTAACCAAAGAAGCAACAACGTAGCAAGATACAAAACGAATGCAATAACAGATAGCAATACACCTTGAAGAATAAGAAATTACACAATACTAAATAATACTACTAAAAGGACAAGAGGAGAGGAGGAGGCTAGGCCACTCCCTCTACGGCACAGGATGCGATAACACTCAACTACCTAGCAGCTTTCAATTCATGTGACATAGCTTGAATCGACATGTAATTTAAGAAAGCAATGAAGGTTTTTGAAACTTGTTTCTTCATCGTGTAACATGATGGATCCAGCAGGTGATTCGGGGGCCTCTGGCCCCGGAGATAGTATTTTTCAACTGTCGATCGACGTGACAATCATGCCTGCTTGACAAAGCCTTTTTCATTCAGTCTCCCAATAAACGAAAAAGGATTTCTGGTGACACGAAAGCTGTGTGTCATGTCAGCCTATTGCATGTATACATATTGTTTCATACAAAGTAATATTTACCCATATAAGAAAGCCTTTTACGAAACAATGTCACATGACACCCCTTATCAAGAGTGTGTCTGCTCCTGATTCGGAACTTATTGGCTCCAGAACAGGAGCAGCTCCATAGGCATTGTTTTCCAATTCTTAATTACACTAGACTGAAAATAATCAGTATACTGCATTTTAGGAGTAGGAAACTACTTAATCTCCAATTTTGGCTACTTGGAATCTCTAAAATTAATTAACTATGCTAGTTATTAAACGTGTTTGGAAATTTGCAGTCCACAGGGTCTTTCTTTCATGATAGGAGCACAACACTTGGAAGTCTTATTGGTGTCTCAAGCATAGTTAATCTCTCAAGAAGATCAACAAGAGGGAGACCAAATGGTGTAATGACAGAGGTGCAAAAAAACTATAGGTCTAAAACAACATGGTGTTTCTCTTTGTGTCCAAGAAACAGTACAGATGCTGAGCGTACTGTGATGATGATAAGAAATAGTGACAGTAATGCTCCATCACTTGGCCATTTTCTTGCAGTTGAAAGAAGAGCTGCTAATGAACATAATAGAAGAAGTCCATTGATATATGGACCTGATGAGTTTGCTATGGCATTGCCTAATAGGGACCAAAATTCATTATTTGCCAATGGACAAATTGCTCCTCCTCAGTTGAGTCCATGGTCAGGTTCTGATGATGTTGAAAATAGACAGAGGGATAACAAAGAATTAGTCCATGGACAAGGTGCTCCTCTTTTGTTTCCATGCATGTGTGGATGATATCTTAAGAGTTTTGAGGCTTTGGTACAACTCTGTTTTGTttctaatttgtttttcttgatTCGACGACTAAAGCAGGATATTTTTTTCAACCTCcaagtgatttacttgatcGTCAAGAAGAGTTAATAGCACTTACAATTGATCATAAGGAACATCTATTCTTGATCACTCCTTGTTTTCTTCAACCTTCTAGTAAGGAGCATTTTGCTTCCTACTAAGCCTAGTCCGCGCGAGTCCGGATTAGTCTGGTTGAGAATGGTCTGTGATATTTTTGCACTCCTAAATAACACAAGAGGGGGTGAATTGGGTTATGTCAGATTTTAGCCAAAGTGTTGAATCAGGTTACTTTATCTGTTCTACCGTTATTTCTTAGCGAGAATTAAAACACGGCAAGGTCGAAAAACTATGACCTACACCTCTATTGGATTTGTCCCAATTTCACTAAAACAATGAGCCTCAAACACTTATTTAGATTACAAGCACTAATACGAGTTCGAATTATTAAGTATTAGGGGAGACAATTTTAAGATTAGTGCTAATGACACTAATTTTAAAAGCCCCCAAGTTTTTATTTTCCATCCGACGTTTATCTCCTCTTTGGGGGTTCATGTTAGCTATAATTGATTCCCGTAAAATAAACATATTCAAGCTAATAAGAAGGTAGAGTACTAGTGAGTTAAACCAACACACAACTCATGTTCTGAACCCACGGTGTACGTTAAATTGTTCGTAAAAAAGTATGATAGAATTAAATTTATAATGAGGTCAAGAACATGTATCGATTTAACTCGTTAGGTTCGATTATTAGTAGATAAACCTATTTGTGAatgaattaatatttaaatagtgaagaaaataaagagagtCGTATGAAGCCATGCAACTTCGGTGATTTATGTTTACATTGGATCTGAGATGTATGGCGCAATAGGTCTTTAATCCGAGGATACTTGTGTATAAGATGTTTATGAATAAAGACTAAGTAAAATATAGAAAGTTTGGAGTACAAGAGTAATAGTACATTACTTTGTATTGTTCAGAATTCAACCCTATACTATTTATAGGTGATAAAAGGTAATACACCAATCAATATAAAAGCTTCAGTTGCGAGTCCTAAAGTACTATGCCCAATAACCGCATCCCACGTGAAAATACTATTAGTTGTGCTAGCTAATCTTCTTCTGTTGTTGGCAAAATAACATACAAATATATCTAGCGTGTCTGTCCTTTTATCTTTTTGCTACATCATTGGGATATAAGTCCTTTTCTATCTTCGGGTCATGAGTTTTCGCCTTTTTTCGATGATGATCACTTGATGACCCTGGTGACAAGCCCCGGTCTAACTTACTGAACATGCCTTTGGGTCGAACATTTTATCTTGAGGACTTTCAGTCTGTCTTAAACGTCACATGTCAACCAGCATCCTGCCACGTGCACAAGCTATTTTTTTACCCAATACAATTGCATCATTTAGTGCCTTTGTCTTCTTTAAATATGCGACTAATTAACAAGGCATTGCAACATTAGTCCGGCTATACAAAATGATTAAGATAATGCACTAATCTTTTTCTAGGTATTTTCAGACAATGATCATATTATTGTTTACATAAAGTCAACGTTTCAAAAttatctatcaaattaaataaatttaaattggcGTGTATTAGTCGATATTCCTAGCCTTAATTTGTGCTAAGATTCTCTATATGAAAAGTACATTATAGCACTAATACAAAGACAAGTCATAATTTGGAAAACATAATCCATATATGAAATTGCCCCTTCAGACTCATAAAACCAGAATTTAAAGGTCTAAATGCAGTTCAATTATCATGGCACATCCTTTTCTCTTTTGCAAATTAATAGACACATTTGAATTAGACTAGTAAGTTATTTCACTAATTCCAATACTAAATTGTCCACTAATTGGAAACTTTAGCTTTCTAAGTACTCTAGTTATAGCAACTAGGGCAAATTGCTCATATTCCTTTAATGGaaaatttttgttttaaaatccAGCATTAATTAATGATTTACTTTTGAAAAGCATTGCCACCaaactttcattttatttcCCCTTTTAACCCTTATTTTCTTTTACCTCTAATAAAATGGTATTAGCTCGTGAGTAGGCTTGGACGTTGAACCGAATGAGTCGAGTCCGAGCTAAGCCgactaaatttattataataccGAGTCGAGTTGAGTTCAAGTTAAACTCAATTGAGCTTTCTTACAATGTATATTGATCTGAGTAAAGCCTTAGTTAGTCCAATTAACTATGTTAAAGTATAATCGAGCTTGTGCCAAGTCGAGTTGAGCCAAAcctaatattttaaagtataattGAGCTTGTGCCTAGTTGGGCGGAGTCCGAGTCGGCTATTTAATGTTGGAAGGCTATTAATTCCCTACCAAGTTTACTCAACTCATTATGGTTGTGTTTCTGTAAAATtagaatgcgtcgtctccaagatatcaaataatatttttatttagggGAAGAAAATATATGTTGGATTCTTTTTTCCTTCACTCAGGGTCATTTGATTGGGAACAAATTATATCAGAATTACTTATCTCGTGATAATTTATTCTATTACTAAGGTATAAATAGTAGGACAGATAATTCTAATAATTCCAACTAAATGCAAGATAAAATAATCTTGTattttatcctaaaattattaaatcttAAACCTCACACCAAATAACAGAAAGTGCAATTGTCATC
This region of Solanum dulcamara chromosome 9, daSolDulc1.2, whole genome shotgun sequence genomic DNA includes:
- the LOC129904672 gene encoding uncharacterized protein At3g17950-like, translated to MAQQEEGWPLGLQPLNLRIGLGRSRNGSTSFNTSLSDSLTSSTDSSSDLDTESTGSFFHDRSTTLGSLIGVSSIVNLSRRSTRGRPNGVMTEVQKNYRSKTTWCFSLCPRNSTDAERTVMMIRNSDSNAPSLGHFLAVERRAANEHNRRSPLIYGPDEFAMALPNRDQNSLFANGQIAPPQLSPWSGSDDVENRQRDNKELVHGQGAPLLFPCMCG